The Clostridium beijerinckii genomic sequence ATTCTTCTTCCATCTTCTGCTTCTAGAGTTTGAGGAGCATAAAAATCTAAACCAAAATCTATAGTTCCATAATCTTCTCTATTAAACGTATGCTTTTCCTTATCATATTTTCCAATTAAGTACACCGTATTATGTCCATTATGGAATTTCAGTCCATTCGCCTTTACTTCCATTGGTGAAATAATCATAATATTATTTCCATCAATCTTAAAAAAGTCTGGACATTCCCACATGCTTCCAATCTCATTTTTACTTCTATCTAGAATACAAACAAAGCTCCATTCTTTTAAATCACTTGATTTATATAAAAGAATTTGTCCGCTTCCATCAGCATGCCTGCTAGCTACTACAGCATAAAACCCATCAGCTTCTTTCCATATCTTAGGATCTCTGAAATCTTCTAAATTACTACCTTCTGGTAGAGAATAACTTGTTATCACAGGATTACAATTTAGCTTTTCATAATTTACTCCATCTCCAATTGCAATACATTGAGTTTGTCTAATTATATGAGCCCCATCTTCTTGAACTTTGTCCAACACTCCAGTATACATGAGTATTTGCTTTCCATCTGACTCTACTGCACTTCCTGAAAAACATCCTCCCATATCATATTCCTGATCTGGCGCAAGAGCTGTTGGTAACTGCTCCCACTTTATAAAGTCCTTTGTCTTACTATGCCCCCAATGCATTGGTCCCCATTTAGTATCGTATGGATAATATTGATAAAAAAGATGATACTCCTTTGCAAATTTAGAAAATCCATTTGGATCGTTAATCCACCCGACTGGTGATGATAAATGAAACGATGGCCTCTGTTCTTTTGGCATACTCTTTATAGATTCTTCTTCAAAAACTCTTGCTTTATTTAAAATTTCACTACTATTTCTCACTATATTATTCATAATCATTTCCTTTCAATCATCTTAAATATTATATAAGCGACCATTCAAGCCGCTTATATAAGTTTTTTATTTTGCAAAGTATGAATCTAAATATTTTTGTTTAATTTCTAATATTTTTGATAAACCTTGATTATCCATTTCTTTTAAATAAGAGTCCCATTCTTCATCTATTCCACCATTTAAAATCCATTCAGCTTTCTTACGTTCTGTATATGCCTTTACTGCTGTTTCATATTGAGTAAGTTTTTCTATATCTTCTTGAGACATAAATACAGGTGGATAATTGTAATCAGCTTTCATATCTTTAACATAAGTTTTATGAAGTATATCTAATCTTTCTTGGGCATCATCTGGAGATGTTGTATACTTTCCATAATAACTATCAAGAACTGCTAATGGTCCTGAAACAAATTGATTTGCACGAACTTCCCATGGTGATGCTGCACCTAAAGGTAAATGCTTTAAAGTTTTATTTTCTGTTAATTCAAATACATTTTGATTTTTCTCATCACCGTATGTTCCCCAGTTATCTTGTGCCGATTGAAGAGGTTCATATAACTTATCTATCCATTTTGCTGTTAATTCCAAATTTTTATCTGCTGTTGTTACAACACATCTTCCTAAGTCAAACCCATATCCATTTGATCTAGGAACATTAACATTTCCATTAGGTCCTGCAAGTGCTGGTAATGGAATATAATCTTCTTTATTTGCTGCTACATTAGCTCTATCCCATGTGAAGAACATACCATAACGATCATTCTTTCCTTTTGCAACAAATGTATCCCATTTTTGTGTAAAGGCTTCTTGATCTATAAGACCTTCTTCTTGAAGTTTATGAAGCCACTTGATACCTTCTTTATATCCGTCTTGAGTAGTTGAATACACAACTTTTTTATCATTCGTAACTAAATAGTGATCTGCGTTATCTCCAAATCCGAAAGCTCCAAGTAATATAGCTGGATCTTGGTCACCATTGTTTATAATAAATGACATAGGAATTACATCATTTTTTCCTTCAGGGTGTTTATCTTTAAATGCTTTTAAAACTGTTTCTAATTCATCAGTTGTTTTTGGTACCTGAAGTCCTAATTCATCAAGCCACTTTTTGTTTATCCATGGAATATCTCCAACTGCTTGTATAGCTTCTTTTCCACTTCCTAATTCCTCTATCCATGGGAATGAATAAATATGACCATCAGGTGCAGTAATCATTTTCTTATACTCTGGTTTTTCTTCTAGAACTTTTGATAAATTTGGCATATATTTTGTGATTAAATCTTCAACTGGAATAATAACTCCTTGTTTTGAATAACGAAGTAAATCATTATTGTTCATACCAGCATTAAATACTACATCTGGAAGTGTATCTTTTTTTGATAATGCTAAATTCTTTTTATCAGGAAATTGATCATCTGTATAGCACGTCCAATCTATATGCACATTTGTTTCTTTCTCTAATCTTTGAAAAATAAGTCTTTCATTCGGGTCTTGAGTCGAAATTGATGGCGCACTTGTAAGCATTTTTAAAGTAGCTGTTTCTTTTAATGGAAATGAAACATCCTTTAATGTAGCTGTATCTGTTTTCTTGCTTGAGCTACCACATGCTGTAAATGATAATACTGTTAACATAGCTAAAGAAATACTAACCAACTTTCTAATTTTATTTTTTCTCATATTATTTCCCCATCCTTTTTCTATATATATATTTTTTATCCCTTTACTGATCCTGCCATTATTCCTTTATCAAAATACTTTTGGAAAAATGGATACATAACTAGTAAAGGTAAACTTGAAACAACAATAGTGGAGTATTTTAGTAATTGTGCCATTTTAGCCATTGCTGCTGCACTTTGAACATCTGCAATCATACCAGGTCTTGGTGTATTTTGAATTAAGATTGATCTAATTACTAATTGCAGAGGTTGCAATTTAGTATCATCTAAATAAATCATAGCATCAAAGTAACTATTCCATTGAGCTACAAATTGATATAAAAGTAATACTGCAATAATTGGTTTACATACCGGAATCATTATTTTAAAGAAATGTGTAATATCACTTGCGCCATCTATAGCAGATGCTTCTCTTAACTCTTTTGGTAAGCTTTGAAAATAAGTTCTTGCCAATATAATATTCCATACATTAATTGCGCCTGGAAGTAAAATCGCCCACACTGTGTTAAGAAGCTTTAGATTGTCAACCAAAAGATATGTTGGCATCAACCCTCCGCCAAAAAACATAGTAATAATATATAAAGTAGTAATAAATTTTTTCCCTACAAAATCTGGTCTAGATAATGGGTATGCAGCTAAAAGTGTGGCTCCAACTGAAATTACCGCATAAGCAGTAGAATAGAATACGGAATTCAAAAATCCTCTTAAAAGCATATCGTCTTTAAATACTCTTGTATATCCTTCTATTGACCATTTACTAAAATCAAATGTTATTCCTTGATTGTTTAATGTATTGGGATCCATAAAAGAAGCAACAACTATATATATAAGTGGTATAATAATAGCTAATACAAAAAGTATTACTCCTACATAACCACTTATTACAATACATTTATCAGAAAATGATAATTTTTTGAATTTTTTCATTTTCATATTCATCTTATATTCCTTCTCCCTCGTTTAATTTTTTAACAATTGAATTCACAACTATTAATAAAACTATATTAATAACTGAATTAAACAAACCTACGGCTGTTGAAAAACTATAATCTCCATTTAGAAGACCCATTTTATAAACATAAGTTGGTAAAATTTCTGAAGTTGGTAAATTCAAATCTGTTTGCAAAGCTAATGCTTTTTCAAAACCTACGCTCATAATATTTCCTGCTGATAAAATAAATTGAATAACCATAATTGGTTTAATTGCTGGTAAATCAACATTCAAAATTTGTTGAAAAATATTCGCTCCATCTATAACAGCTGCTTCTGTTAATTCTTGACTTGCATTTGAAAGAGCTGCTGTATAAATAATTGATGCCCAACCAGTTGCCTGCCAAACTGAACTAGCTACATATATAGTCCGAAATGCACTAGGCATTGCCATAAAGTTTGTAGCAGTTCCAAAAAATTGATTAACTGGCCCAATCGGTGATAAGAAAACGATAATCATACCTGAAATTACTATTACAGAAATAAAATTAGGAGCATACAAAATTAATTGAATCTTTTTCTTAATTCCCTCACTCTTTATTCTTGCTAAAAGTAAAGCAAGTATAATCGGTAACGGGAATCCCCACAATATTCCATATAAACTTACCTTTAAAGTATTCATTAACAAAGTCATAAAATCTGGGGAAGATAAAAATCTTTCAAAATGTTTTAATCCTACCCACTGACTATGGAAAACTCCCGAAATAGCACTATAATCTTCAAATGCAATTAGTACTCCTCCCATAGGAATATACTTAAAAATAATTAACAGTATTAGTGGCGGTAGCGTGAAGAACAGATATAATTGATAATTCTTTTTGATATACTTTAACTTACTATGTATTTTAGAGTTCTTTTTATTAATAATAGGATTTCCACCATCTAATCTGTTAAAATTAAATCTTGTACTTTTTACCCCATTCAAACTTATTTCTCCTTTCATTTTATTATTTATTTTTTACATTTGTAACAAAAGCTCAATTTACCTTTACAGATCCACTCTGTTTGCCAAATCTTTTTTGTAAACCTTATCTTTAATTTATAAATAGATATTACCAGATTCTTATTACATTTGTCAATATAAATATTACATTTTATCATCGTTGCATTTTTACATTTGCACACAAAATATATTATATCTCTTTTTATTTGCTAGTATTTATGTATATATAATTATTTTATTTTACATTTGTCACTTCATTTGTTATACTAATGTCAATAACAATACTTAAAATATTGATATAGATTTTATATGACAAAGAAAGGAGCCTTTAATAATGCTAAATAAGAAAATAACGGTTCAAGATATAGCCGATGAATTGGGGATTTCAAGGAATACAGTTTCTAAAGCTTTAAATAATACTGGAACATTAGCAGAAACTACAAAATCTAAAATTATTCAAAAGGCAATTGAAATGGGTTACAAACAATTTGCATATGTAAACAATGTATCATCCATTTCCCCCAATTCATCTTTAAATAAAGAAATTGCACTATTAACAAGCAGTATGCCAAACAGTTCCCATTTTGGATCTCATCTTTTATCAGGTTTTGAAGAAAAGATGAGCACTCTTGGCTATAGATTATCTATGTATGTTGTTCGTGATAATGAATTAAATTCCTCAAGCTTACCATCGAACTTTAAACCTGAGTTGGTTGATGGCATAATATGCATAGAAATGTTTGATAAAAATTATAGTGAGCTTATATGTGGATTAGACATTCCTACACTATTTATCGATTCACCTAGCACCCACAACAGTAAACCTGTAAATGCTGATATTCTTTTAATGGAAAATTTCCATAGTACTTATAATATTATTAAAACCCTAATTAATAATAATAAAACAAATATAGGGTTTGTAGGAGATATATATCATTGTGAGAGTTTTTACGAACGTTGGAAGGGTTATTGCTCTGCTATATTAGATTCAAAACTCTCATTTGATATTAATAATTCTATTATCGAAAATGACAAAGAACCTTATGATGATCCTGAATGGCTTGGAAACAAGATAATGGACCTTTCGGTTCTTCCTCAAGTTCTTGTATGCGCAAACGATTTTATTGCAATTAATGTCATAAGAGCTCTAAAACATAAAAGTATTTCTGTACCTGATGATATTTTAATATGTGGATTTGATGATTCAATGGAATCAAAAATAATTGAACCTCATCTCACTACCGTTAGTATTCCAAGTTATGAAATGGGAGATATTGCCGCAGATTTGTTACTTTCAAGAATAGATAATCCATCTATTCCATTTAGAACAATCCATGTTCGTACTTCACCTAAGTTTAGGGAATCTACTGGAAACTTACTGAATACAATTAACTATTGACCAATTAAAAATACCCTATAAAGATAAACAATTTGATAAAAGTCTATCTTTATAGGGCACTTTGTATGTGTAATAAAATACATAGCATGTCAATTTAACATTCTCTTTAAATAATCCCTAAAAGTAATATTTCAATAACTAATTAGCCCCTAGCACCCAAGGCTCCTGAATAGTGGTCTTTAAATTATTATAAGCATTAATGAGTGTTCTTAGTGATGAATCTAACTGCTCACTTTTTAGAACTAAAGCATTATAATTGTTTTCTGTCATCAGTCCTACCTCTACTTGTGTCTTTGCATATTTAAGTTTTGTGTTAGTTGACTTTATTGTATCATTTAAGTCATTTATTTTATTTTCCAAGTCAAGCAACGTTGAATAAGCTTGCCTTAATCCATTTTTCAGACTCTTTTTTGAATCATCAAGCTTAACTTGTGCTTCCTCCACTCCATACTTACCATCTACATATGCTCCATACTTAGTAAGATCCAGATAATACTTCAATGCATTTTTTTCATAATTTATAAGTTGAAGAGCATAAGAACTAAGTCCAATAGAATAAGCACCCTCGTCTAATTCAACTGCTCCTGTAGCATCATCCTTTTTCATATATGAAGCTGGAGATGGAATTCCACCAGATGGCATGCTTGGAATATCTTTGTTCATAATATCCTTTACGCCATCATCCTTTAAGTCATCTAAATAATCCTTTGTAAGATTAATTAATTTCTGATTATATTTTAAATAAGTTTCAATTTTATCATTTATATATTCATCACTTGAACCATCAATTTTAAATAAATTATATTCTATATTGGGATCTAAAGTATAATTTGATAAATTCAAATTAGTTAAAACTCCTAAATAATCCATGCTGTCATTTAATGAATTTTCTTTTGCAGTTATATCATTTTTTAAAGAATTAATTTCAATCTGCTTATCCGTTAATTGATTTGATGTTGCCATGCCTATTTGCACTTTTGTTTTAATAGTTTCTAAGTCTTTATTTTTTATATCTAAATTTGTCTTAGCTTGACTTATATCTATTTGCTTTATAATAATTGCATTATACTTATTAGTGATGTCGCTAGATATTTGATCTTGCAAAAAATCTTTCGACTGATTTGTTTGTTTTTCTAGAAGCTCAAGCTTATCATATGGAAAATCATATATTTTTTCTCCAAGACTCTCATAAAAGTCATTAGTTTTATCCTGAATATCTTCTTTCTTTCTGTACATAGATATTTGCTGAGACTTTAAATTTAAATCTTCACTATTAGTTATAGCTGCATTTATAACCTGATCTAAAGTAAGAACTGGTTTACCATTAAATGATTGTCCATTTATTATTGAGTCACTTTCATCATTTATTATTTGAGCACTTACTACTTCATTATTTTTTTGATTCTCTATTGCTAAGACTGGATTTATACTTCCACTTACTATACTTAATCCAATTCCAATGGCAACCATCCTTTTTATATTCTTCTTCATTTATTCTTCCCCCTTGTATTAAATATCTATATAAGTTTCTATCGATATTTTTTCTTCTTCTTCCTTTGATATCTTCCTATTTCCATATTTACTCAGTGCAATTCTAGCAAAATATAATACAATTCCTATTAAAAACCATTCTACTGCATACATTATTCCACTTTTTATATATGGTAATATAACATCCCATCCAACTGCTTTTAAGTTTATGAATTTTAATGGAAGTGCTACATTCATAAATGGCCAAATATTTTTAATTATTCTAGGAAGTCCGCTAGGCATTGCATACTCTGGGAATGGAATTCCACTAGCTAAAAAGGTTACTATATTTATCATGGTAAAAAATTGAGTAAAATATATTAAATTATTAAATAACGCTGCAAATAAAACTCCAATAGCTGTAAGATCAATAAGAAATATTGAAGTCAACGTCAAGTATTCTAAGATATTTCCACGAAGAGGCAGATCAAAGTATTTTCCTAAAATGCATAAGGCAATTAAGCTCGAAATTACTGATATGAAAATAATCATTAAAACTCTTGCTAAAAGAATAAGTATGTTTTTCACAGTATCTTTTGATTTAAAATTGATTAAAGTTAACTTTTCTCTACTTTTTATTAAAGCAGGTACTAAAAATGTCACAAGAAAAGTACCTTGCAGTAAATATGGCACAAGAGAGTACATCAAATACCGTATATAGCTAAGCTGTGGTTCATAAAGAACACGCTCACTATATGAAAAAGTCGTAACAGCTTTCTTTGCATTATATGGCATCATATTTTTGCCTTCAAATACTTTAAGTTGAATTCCAGCATTTATAGTTCCTGTGACTCCATTACAATATGCATATAAATTACTTCCAACAACAACGTTTGTTTCATCTATTAATAATGCAATACTAGGAGATTTCTTTTTGACAACATCTTTATTAAAATTTTTAGGAATCACCATTCCCCCACTAACCTTTTTCTCCTTAATTGCCTGTTGCAATTCTTCTTGTGAATCTGCATAATAACTAATATTCACACCTGGACTCTTTTTAAGTTCTTCTATTATAGTTCTGGATAAAGATGAGTTATCCATATCTACTATTCCGAAAGGAATATTTTCAATATAGACTTTACTGAAAATACAAGCCACAAAAATTACTATACTAATGTGAAGTAAACTAAGTGAAATAATACTTTTTTTATCTCTAGCTAGAAACTTCAGAAACCTCATCTTTTTTCCTCCTTCTAATAACTTTATTTAAAATTTTCTCTTTAATATTAGTTCTTTTCTTTAAAATACTTTTAATTAGCAGTATAACTAACATAATAATCCATGTAAAAATCATATATTTTATCAAATAATATAGATTAGGCACTATATCATTAAAATTTAATCCCAAAAGAGATAAGTCTCTCATTGGAATTCCATAATATAAGAAAGGAATGATTTTAGATAATTTTTTAAACACCTCAGGTGCAGCCATTAGTGGAAATGTATACCCTGACAGTAAAACAAAAGATGAAGCCATAAGGCTAGAGCTACTCACTGCTTCTAGTTTATTTTTTATAATTAATCTAAATAAAATCCCTAAATTTATCATAGTAATACTAAAAGTTATAGTTAATGCAATTGCAGCTTTAACTGATCCTCTATAAGGCATTTGAAAATATTTATATTGTATAAACATCAATAGAAAAATTGATATTGACCCTATTAATCCAAAAATGATACTTTTAATTAACAAGAAAAAATAGTTCTCCTTCTCCTTTACTACTAATGCACCAAGTGAAATAATTCCTATCTGGGCAATTCCAATTAACATTCCTTGAAGCAAAAAATTAGCTGTGCTTCTTGCTGAATTCCCTAAAAATATAGAATCGGTTTGTATTGGAATAATATTATTTTTAATTTCCTGAGGCATTATCCCAAGTTTACCTTCCCCAACCTTCATTAAATAACTAACCTTAATAGTACCTAAAATTTCAGCTATTCTAGTCTTACCTGCACTTACTGCTGACATCTGGGAGCCATCATAGCAAATCATAATTTTAGGTGCTTTTCCATCGTTTAAGTCTTTAGAAAAATTTACAGGAATGATAATACCAACCACGACTTTCCCTTCATCCATTAAATTTTTAATATCATTATCATTCTCACTATAATTAACTACATTAAATACTTCATTCGTATTTATTTGAGTAATAAAGTTTTTACTCAAAGTAGAATCATCATGATCAACTATCATTGTAGGAACATTTTCTACTACATGTTCACTATATGTATAACCCAAAGCATAACTAGAAATAGCTGGTATTATCAAAAGTAACATAACAGAAACTATAATTTCTTTAGACTTTATAAATCTTTCTTTAAGCTTCGATACTATTTCCTTCATACCTATTCTCACATCACTTTCCAAAATCAACAAAAGCAGTCATTCCAGAACGGAGTGGCTTATCGTTATCAGTCAATTCAACTTTAACGCCATAAGATAGTACATCAAATTCACCATTATCATTTGTTGCTCTTTTAACTGCAAAATCAGCATCTTTATTAATTCTAACTACTTTCCCCTTAAATTCCTCGTCCTTATATGCTGGAATCTTTACAGAAACTTCTTGTTCTAAGTCTACTTTAGATAAATCTGTTTCTCTAACATTACATAATATTGATGGTTCATCAGTTTTAGTAACTACAATAAGCTGCATTCCTGTTGATATAACTTCTCCTGCTTCAACATTGACTTGTGTTATTGTCCCATCTTCTGGTGCGGTAACTGTAGCATAATTAAGATTTACATTAACTCCTTGAAGTGCTGCTTCTGCCTGTTTTATTTGGCCTTCAACTGCTTCAACTGATGCATTTGCCTGCTCCACTTGTGCCTGAGCCGCCTTTATATCTTCTGGTCTTGCACCACTTTGTGCTATATCATACTTATCTTTTGCTACCTGCATTTGAGTTTCAGCATTATCAAAATCTGATTTAGGAATTGAACCTTGATCATACAAAACTTTTAATCTATCTACAGTTACCTTGGCAAGATCATAAGCAGACTTAGCTTGGTCAATTTCTTCTGGTCTTGCACCATTTTGAGCTAACTCAAGCTTTGCACTTGCAGCATCCCTAGCTGCCTGAGCAGCATTTAACTGAGACTTTGCTGTTTCAATTTGAGCTTGCACTTGAGCTTGTTGAGCTGCCAATGTATCACTATCAACTATAAGCAAAACATCTCCTTTTTTTACATTATCACCTTCCTTAACTTTGATTTCTTTAACCTTTCCGGGAATTAGTGTATTTACATTAACATCTGTCATGTCAACATTTGACTGCACTATTAAATTACTCTGAGCTTGCTTTACTAGCTTGTCTCCAGTTAATGTAGATACTGGCGTGCATCCTGTAAATATGTTAGCTGCAACCATTGAAAATACTACTAATGCTACATTTTTTACTTTCATAAAATTCCTCCTAAAATATAATCTAGAAAACTTTATTTTCTAAAATTTAAACCTCATAAGTTGTATATTTATTGTTGACTTAATTAGGATTAATACATATATTGACATTATATTTTTTATGAATTATCCTTTATATAGACACATGTCTATTATAGAAATATGTGGATTCTTATTCAATAATCAATATTAATGGATAAGTCTGTTAATAAACTAAAATGATAAATTTGTCTATTAAATGGGGGATTACAAATGACAGATAGGCGTAAAAGAAAAACACAACAAGCTGTTCAAACTGCTTTTGCTAAATTAATATCAAATAAAGATATAAAAGATATTACTATAAAAGAATTATGTGAAGAAGCAGACATTAATAAAAGTACATTTTATTTACATTACAGAGATATTTATGACTGTGCAGATAGTTTTATGAATTATGCCGTCGATAAAACCATTAAAGTTATAGAACCTTATGATTTTACCGAGTTAATAAATCACATGCCAGAAATAATTGAAAAAACATTAGATATATTTAGGGAAAATAGGGATCTTTATGTTCCATTTTTCAATTCACCAAGGCACTCTTTTTCTATGTATAAGACGAAACAACTTATAATAAAAAAGCTTTTAGAAAAAACTCAAAATGATGAGAAATCAAGACTTGTAAATAAGAGTAGCATCTCCTTTATTGTATGTGGACTTTTTGGTGTTCTTGAACAAATAGAATTTGATGAAATAACTCCTGAAATAACTTCAGTGCTAACATCTAAAATTCAAAATGGATTTATTCCTTCTAAAGATACTCACTAATTTAACGCAGCATGTTAGTAAACCCTAATGAACTAAAATAAATGAGCAACTGAAATTAAATTACAATAAAAAAACAGCCTAAAACACACTATATTATGCTTTAGGCTGTTTCCTCGCTATCCATATTCAGTATTTATAGCAGGCTCTTTTATCTTCATATTCGTGTCCATTATAAGTTTGCTATTTTTGCAATTCACAATGCACATTTCATAATTAATGCTAAATTTTTGAAATATATTTAGAATTATAATGAAGAATTATTCTTGCAATATATTAAAAAAAATCCTCTTTTATCTTCAATTCTGTAAATAAAACATTATAACCACTATCAATAGGGCTACAGCAATATATCCCACATTTAACATTTTTCTTTTGACTGTGTAGATGACAAATTCTAAGTTGTCTCCAACCTTTATTTAGAACATTAACCTCTATTTTATAGTCGTTTCCTTGTCTGCTAATTCTAAATTCAGCTTCATCAACTTGTTTATCTAACTCTTGTGTAGACCAATCTGAATATCCCAAATTAGTTACGACAGCACCAAGTTTTGGAGGATTATCTAATTCATATTCTATAGAAGTCTTCAGCCAATTATCCTCATCCACTCTTACTGCTAATCCGCACTGGTCAAATTGATTGATTGGATTAAACTTAACCTTTGTTGTCATAGTAAAGTCCTTTTCGATTTCTATATAAAACATATGAGCATTATCATTTCTAAAGCCATAATGAGTCCTTTGCCAAAAATCAGTTACCTTATCAGTTTCCACGT encodes the following:
- a CDS encoding ABC transporter permease: MKEIVSKLKERFIKSKEIIVSVMLLLIIPAISSYALGYTYSEHVVENVPTMIVDHDDSTLSKNFITQINTNEVFNVVNYSENDNDIKNLMDEGKVVVGIIIPVNFSKDLNDGKAPKIMICYDGSQMSAVSAGKTRIAEILGTIKVSYLMKVGEGKLGIMPQEIKNNIIPIQTDSIFLGNSARSTANFLLQGMLIGIAQIGIISLGALVVKEKENYFFLLIKSIIFGLIGSISIFLLMFIQYKYFQMPYRGSVKAAIALTITFSITMINLGILFRLIIKNKLEAVSSSSLMASSFVLLSGYTFPLMAAPEVFKKLSKIIPFLYYGIPMRDLSLLGLNFNDIVPNLYYLIKYMIFTWIIMLVILLIKSILKKRTNIKEKILNKVIRRRKKDEVSEVSS
- a CDS encoding HlyD family secretion protein; this translates as MKVKNVALVVFSMVAANIFTGCTPVSTLTGDKLVKQAQSNLIVQSNVDMTDVNVNTLIPGKVKEIKVKEGDNVKKGDVLLIVDSDTLAAQQAQVQAQIETAKSQLNAAQAARDAASAKLELAQNGARPEEIDQAKSAYDLAKVTVDRLKVLYDQGSIPKSDFDNAETQMQVAKDKYDIAQSGARPEDIKAAQAQVEQANASVEAVEGQIKQAEAALQGVNVNLNYATVTAPEDGTITQVNVEAGEVISTGMQLIVVTKTDEPSILCNVRETDLSKVDLEQEVSVKIPAYKDEEFKGKVVRINKDADFAVKRATNDNGEFDVLSYGVKVELTDNDKPLRSGMTAFVDFGK
- a CDS encoding TetR/AcrR family transcriptional regulator; the protein is MTDRRKRKTQQAVQTAFAKLISNKDIKDITIKELCEEADINKSTFYLHYRDIYDCADSFMNYAVDKTIKVIEPYDFTELINHMPEIIEKTLDIFRENRDLYVPFFNSPRHSFSMYKTKQLIIKKLLEKTQNDEKSRLVNKSSISFIVCGLFGVLEQIEFDEITPEITSVLTSKIQNGFIPSKDTH